The following nucleotide sequence is from Hevea brasiliensis isolate MT/VB/25A 57/8 chromosome 7, ASM3005281v1, whole genome shotgun sequence.
AACCATTAGCATTGCTTTGATGTGATTGAAGGTGACATGAACTTTAAGAGAGGATCATTCTGAATTTGAAGCAAGATATCAAGAATGTCTTCTTGATGATCATGAAGCTTTGATCTACAAGAATCAAGGTGTTCTTGAATCATCTTATCATAAAAATTGTCAAAATTTTGGAAATTTTTTTCCAAGCGATGGATCAATCCAGTAAATTTATCAACAAAACCCATGAAAGGAAAATAGTCTGAAACAAagaaacttgtgaaaagggtttcAATTTCCCTAAGCAAAGCTTGAAATCTAGTACTTTCTTCACTCCCCTCTTCCTTGTACCCCTGCCCAAAAGTAACCTTACAAATTATAATTCTTGTAAGGGACATCACAGCCTCAGTCAAATCTACAGGTTTGGAAGCAACAACTGAATTCGAGATCTTTCCAAGCATATGGGAAACCTCAGACTCTCTAATGGGACGGAAACTTCTCACTCTATTAGAGTTGAAGAGATGAATTACACATATCTTCCTCATCTCTTTCCAATAAGAACCATAAGGTGCAAAGGCCAAGTCTAAGCCATTGTAGGACAACTTCTGCTGGCTAAGCATGGAAGGCCTACCACAAAATAAAAGATCAtgggttttcattatttctttagctattttggctgaggaAGCCACTAGGATTGGTACAAAACCTATACGCAAGGACATTAGAGGTCCGTACTTCTGAGAAAGTTTCCATAGGTAGAGATAAGAGGATGAGTTATCAACTTGATGTAAGTTGCCTATGAAGGGAAGCCCTCGGGGGCCTGGTGGCAAATGAATATTTGTTCTAGCTTTGTGATTTCGGAGAAGAAGCAAGAGGAAGATAGGAAGAACTAATGCAAGGAAGACAAAAGAAACCATGATCATGTGTTTGAGTTATAACCTCTCCTTCCTCTTCACAAgtgaggaaaaaaagaaaaactctGTTTATGAACTCAATAACCCAAGACCAAACCCAAAACTCTAGAACAGTCACGAGCTACTGTTTCTATGCATCTCTCACTTCATGCGTTAAGGTTGGATATTTATAACCTTAGAAATTTTTGTTTTGACATGGGCACCGCAATAAGTTTCTAAATTagcttttagtattttaattaattgaatataaTTCTGTGCATCATTTATAAtaacatttaaaaattaaaatagtgattCATGAAAAATTACTGTTTCAACTTTTAAAagttatgaaaatattttaactaaaatcTAAAAAGATAAtataactatttttatatttaacaactCTAACAGTCATTTCTATGGAATACTGTTACTTTAAATAACTAACTGTTAAAGTATCTCAAGTTTAATTTGTAAcacaaaattatttaattattaatttaaaataagatAATCCATGTGGCTTTCAGTAAATTGTTTTTAGATTATTTTTACTGATATGGACTATGTAGcacttattaaattaaaaaattatgtatttttttattaatttaacacttattaaaaataattttaattaattaaaaattataattaatttctctcaaatttttctcCCCTCTCTACCAATCCAAATtgtataattaaatatttcaGTATTTATAAACTTATTTacctaaaattattaatttatgaaaatataattatttttaatttgataaatgTTACGATTAGGGATGGGGAAGGGGCTAAGGGAGGGTAGGTGGATGGTTGGGTGGGGGCCACTTCTTTGTATGTTACatttgtatttaaaaaaaaaaatattttagttgTTAGCCCCTCTagatattttcaaaaattttttaataggtatattaaattttaattttttattaattaaatttttaaatttttatttagtttctctaaatatttttaaaaaattaaaataagtataataatttttttaactggccctcttaaattttttattgactcttaataatttataatttacttattatgatttaaattgaaatattaaaattacttaatttttattaaataaataaataatttaaataaaaattaattactcaaatttttaaatctataaaataaattttgattagtAGTTATTATTTGACAATTAAATTTAAGCCAACCTAATATTTTCTTGTcgcataatttaaaattaaatgaaattctcattttacatatatattctttttcgtttatttatttatttttatttattttattaaaattaaaaaaatattttatttatatttatatatatttatacaagTCACAACTTTTATACGAATTTTAgataaatgaatttaaatatagatttattttttaattgatatatttatttaattattttatgaatttttatttttttatatttctttaattttaattatttttttaatcttaaaCTATTATACCATATAATCTATTTATTTagcatttatatttattttttttatttgagatTTGTGAATTTTATGCAAGAATTTAATAAAATACTTTAATATTgattatttctatttttttaaattatataatttgtatTATAAAGTTATATAatgattaatatttatatttattatataaattttattataattttttaattgaaaattttatattatttttatttactatatatatatatatatatatatatatatatatatatatatatatatatatatatatatatatattatgatggactctttaataaaaattttctgGCTCTATCCCTTATCCGTCAATACAAATAACCCAAAAAGCGATTATCAATAGCCACGCGATATTTTATATcactttaattaaaaattaataaattttatattataaaagatTGTTCCCCACCAACCGATCAAACTGACGAATCCCAACCCGATACGTCTTTGGCTTTGTTTGTTTTCAATTATTGAAGTGGACGGTAAGGCTGCACAGTGTTTGATTGACCAGTTAGAGAAGAGTTTCTTAAAATCCCATACAAATTCAATATAATCAAATCAAATCACCAAAAGTTAATATTATTTGGGCGAATTAAATTTTAtaggaaaaaaattttatttaattgcattattattaaaaaaattgattcttttaattctaattaaaactcaaatttaatgaaaattttctcaaattggctatataaaattatattttaacatAACCCTTTACAAATTAATCAATATTATTCTTTTGTTAATACATTTAAAAAGTacgattaaataaataaatatattaccttttatatatatataaaagaaaaatttagaaattaagtGTATAATGTGTCTATATTGAAAATCCACAATCAAAAGTAGGGATAATAGAGATAATTTAAGtattttggcttttttttttttcaaagatgaGGTCATGGCTCTCGTCATAGATATATTAACtagatatttattagaaattATTGGTCCATATTGTACACATGcactttcatttaaaaaaattaaattttattaaatatttaatataatatttttaatatattgaatatatttaataatttatagatATTGGGATATTAAGCGCATCATATGTACCATAAGGTTAACTTTTGCTTGAATTGACGATCAAGACATGCATCACATGTCAATTGGGTATCCACTAGTTACATTATCCTCGAGTAAGTGTGAGTATTCgattcaaatcaaattaaattgaatcaaattaaattaaattaaatcataaaaattaaattatatattttaaaagtcgaattgaactgaaattgatgaaaaattgaatcgaatagAACTGCTCCattttgattcgattcgattagttttaattttggattgattttttaatttaaacttaatttttaagttatttgatctgATTTTGATCTTGGTttgacctaataaccattaatcaattaaattaaacaaattttatatataaaattacatataattcataaattctctataaaattaaatcaattcaaaaatcaataaatctattcggtttgattcaatttaactaattttttcttttcaaaatcgaatcgaacagaaataatcaaaatttttataatataaaataaaaatattaagtgTATAATGTGTCTATATTGAAAATCCACAATCAAAAGTAGGGATAATAGGGATAATTTAAGtattttggcttttttttttcaaagatgaGGTCATGGCTCTCGTCATAGATATATTAACtagatatttattagaaattATTGGTCCATATTGTACACATGCACtttcatttataaaaattaaattttattaaatatttaatataacatttttaatatatctaatattttcaataatttatagaTATTGGGATATTAAGCGCATCATATGTACCATAAGGTTAACTTTTGCTTGAATTGACGAGCAAGACATGCATCACATGTCAATTGGGTATCCACTAGTTACATGATCCTCGAGTAAGTGTGAGTATTcgatttaaatcaaattaaattgaatcaaattaaattgaattaaatcataaaaatcaaattatatattttaaaagtcgaattgaactgaaatggatgaaaaattgaatcgaatatAACTGCTCCattttgattcgattcgattagttttaattttgaattgatttttaaatttaaacttattttttaagttatttgatctgattttgatcttggtttgaacttaataaccattaatcaattaaattaaacaaattttatatataaaattacatataattcataaattctctataaaattaaatcaattcaaaaatcaataaatctattcggtttgattcaatttaactaattttttctcttcaaaatcgaatcgaacagaaataatcgaaatttttataatataaaatgaaaaaattaaGTGTATAATGTGTCTATATTGAAAATCCACAATCAAAAGTAGGGATAATAGGGATAATTTAAGTATTTTGGCTTTTTTTTTCAAAGATGAGGTCATGGCTCTCGTCATAGATATATTAACtagatatttattagaaattATTGGTCCATATTGTACACATGCACtttcatttataaaaattaaattttattaaatatttaatataacatttttaatatatctaatattttcaataatttatagaTATTGGGATATTAAGCGCATCATATGTACCATAAGGTTAACTTTCGCTTGAATTGACGATCAAGACATGCATCACATGTCAATTGGGTATCCATTGGTTACATGATCCTCGAGTAAGTGTGAGTATTcgatttaaatcaaattaaattgaatcaaactaaatcgaattaaataataaaaatcaacttatatattttaaaaatcgaactgaactgaaatggatgaaaaattgaatcgaatagaaaattgaatcgaatagaactgctctattttgattcgattcgattcgattcaaacCTATTAGTTTTGATTTtggatttaattttttaatttaaacttaatttttaagttatttgatctgattttgaccttggtttgaacctaataaccattaatcaattaaattaaacaaattttatatataaaattatatataattcataaattctctataaaattaaatcaatttaaaaatcaataaacctattcagtttgattcaatttaactaattttttcttttcaaaatcgaatcgaacaaaaataatcgaaatttttataatataaaatggaACCAAACCGAACAGAATTATATTAAAAACCAAACTGAATTATCGAATGAAAACGGTTCAATTCAATTTattcagtttgaaccgaataaTGTTCACCCCTATTCTCGAGCGGTGTCATTCTTCTCTAGAATTATCCAAGTCTTTTAGTTTTTTGCTATTTTATCTCCCTTTCttttcttgaaaaaataaaaaataaaatgggacaccCATAATTCAAACTTtaagctttttaatttttttaattggagAAATCttatcataatatatatatatatatatatatatatatatatatggctatAAACACTTCTAAACGTTAAGATTTTGAGCGatgatcaaattaataaaaattcttATTCATATATCAATTATACTTCCTAGCCATGGGGCAAAGAGCATTTTTCTTATGCAAAGTAAAGCCTGGCTGCACTTCCATGTCCAAGTCTTCCTTCCCCATTCCAATAGGCAATTCCCAAtcaaatttgtaaagttaattagcaaGAGCTAACTCCACAGTTGTGAGGCCAAGAGCCATGCCAGGACACAGTCTTCTGCCAGCTTCAAATGGGATTAGCTCAAAATTTTGCCCTTTCAAGTTAATAGATTTGTTGATGATTCTCTCAGGGCAAAACTCTTCTGGGTTTTCCCAAACTTCAGGGTCTCTTCCAATTGCCCATACATTCACATAAACTACAGTTTTTGGTGGTATTTGGAACCCATTTAAATTGCAATGTGATTATGGGCATTGTGGGTGGTATTTGGAACCCATTATGGTATTTGTCTTGGGATTATGGGCATTGTGGGTTGTAATCTCATTGTCTCTTTCACCACTTCTTTCAGATCAGATAGTTTTGGGATTCCATCTTCATTTACAAAACCTTTATTTCCAGCAATACTCCTGACTTCTTCTTGAGCTTTCTTCATTTTTGTAGGATTCTTCATTAGGAATGTCATGGCTGAAACTACAGCTGCTGCAATACTGTCTACTCCACTGGCCATCAAATTCTGTAACATGGGGGAAAAAGATATGTGCTGTTAATGCATTGAAGGAAGCATATGAGAAAACTCCAATacatcaataaatttttattttataactaaGTAAATCTGCTCATCTTGTTAATGAACAATTGAATAAATCATTAAATTTGAGTTAGCATAAAATGcacaaaaaaaaattgttattatGCTAAAAATGATCTCTTGTGAAGAAAATTAAG
It contains:
- the LOC110632641 gene encoding LOW QUALITY PROTEIN: 6,7,8-trihydroxycoumarin synthase (The sequence of the model RefSeq protein was modified relative to this genomic sequence to represent the inferred CDS: inserted 1 base in 1 codon), yielding MIMVSFVFLALVLPIFLLLLLRNHKARTNIHLPPGPRGLPFIGNLHQVDNSSSYLYLWKLSQKYGPLMSLRIGFVPILVASSAKIAKEIMKTHDLLFCGRPSMLSQQKLSYNGLDLAFAPYGSYWKEMRKICVIHLFNSNRVRSFRPIRESEVSHMLGKISNSVVASKPVDLTEAVMSLTRIIICKVTFGQGYKEEGSEESTRFQALLREIETLFTSFFVSDYFPFMGFVDKFTGLIHRLEKNFQNFDNFYDKMIQEHLDSCRSKLHDHQEDILDILLQIQNDPXLKVHVTFNHIKAMLMNIFTGGTDNNAAAVIWAMTFLMKNPIKMKKAQEEVRRIAGKNGFINEDEIQKLSYLKAVVKETMRLQPTIPIIPRETSQHCNLDGFQIPPKTVVHVNVWAIGRDPEVWENPEEFCPERFINKSIDLKGQNFELIPFGAGRRVCPGMVMGLTTVELALANLLYIFDWELPIGMSNEDLDMEVQPGLTMHKKNALRLMARKYI